Proteins from a genomic interval of Euwallacea fornicatus isolate EFF26 chromosome 1, ASM4011564v1, whole genome shotgun sequence:
- the Vha55 gene encoding V-type proton ATPase subunit B, whose protein sequence is MSITKHQAAREHVLAVSRDFVSQPRLTYKTVSGVNGPLVILEDVKFPKFNEIVELKLADGTLRSGQVLEVSGSKAVVQVFEGTSGIDAKNTLCEFTGDILRTPVSEDMLGRVFNGSGKPIDKGPPILAEDYLDIQGQPINPWSRIYPEEMIQTGISAIDVMNSIARGQKIPIFSAAGLPHNEIAAQICRQAGLVNLPGKSVLDDHQDNFAIVFAAMGVNMETARFFKQDFEENGSMENVCLFLNLANDPTIERIITPRLALTAAEFLAYQCEKHVLVILTDMSSYAEALREVSAAREEVPGRRGFPGYMYTDLATIYERAGRVEGRNGSITQIPILTMPNDDITHPIPDLTGYITEGQIYVDRQLHNRQIYPPINVLPSLSRLMKSAIGEGMTRKDHSDVSNQLYACYAIGKDVQAMKAVVGEEALTPDDLLYLEFLTKFEKNFIAQGNYENRTVFESLDIGWQLLRIFPKEMLKRIPAAILAEFYPRDSRH, encoded by the exons ATGTCCATAACAAAACACCAAGCCGCTAGGGAACACGTCCTGGCTGTTTCCAGAGATTTTGTCTCGCAGCCAAGATTGA cATACAAAACCGTCTCTGGTGTTAATGGACCTTTGGTCATTCTGGAGGATGTCAAATTCCCTAAATTCAATGAAATAGTGGAGCTCAAATTGGCTGATGGGACCCTTAGGTCTGGTCAGGTACTGGAAGTCAGTGGCTCTAAGGCTGTTGTACAAGTCTTTGAGGGGACATCTGGTATTGATGCAAAAAACACACTTTGTGAGTTCACAGGAGACATTTTGAGGACACCCGTGTCAGAAGACATGTTGGGGCGTGTGTTTAATGGATCAGGGAAGCCTATTGATAAAG GGCCCCCAATTTTGGCTGAGGATTACTTAGATATCCAAGGTCAACCAATCAACCCCTGGTCCCGTATCTACCCAGAGGAAATGATCCAAACTGGTATTTCTGCTATTGACGTGATGAACTCCATTGCCCGTGGTCAAAAGATCCCCATTTTCTCTGCAGCTGGGTTGCCTCACAACGAAATTGCTGCTCAAATCTGTAGGCAAGCCGGTCTGGTAAATTTACCTGGAAAATCTGTTCTCGACGATCACCAAGACAACTTTGCTATCGTTTTCGCCGCTATGGGTGTCAATATGGAAACTGCCCGATTCTttaaacaagattttgaagagaatGGTTCCATGGAGAACGTCTGTCTGTTCTTGAATTTGGCTAATGATCCTACCATTGAAAGAATCATTACTCCCCGTTTGGCTTTAACCGCTGCCGAATTTTTGGCCTATCAGTGCGAGAAGCATGTGTTGGTGATCTTAACCGACATGTCGTCTTACGCAGAAGCTTTGCGTGAG GTATCAGCTGCGAGAGAAGAAGTGCCCGGTCGTCGTGGTTTCCCTGGCTACATGTACACGGACTTGGCCACCATTTACGAACGTGCTGGACGTGTTGAGGGAAGAAATGGATCCATTACTCAGATCCCCATTTTGACTATGCCCAACGATGATATTACCCATCCAATTCCTGATTTAACTGGTTATATTACTGAAG GGCAAATTTATGTCGACAGGCAGTTGCACAACAGACAAATTTACCCACCAATTAACGTATTGCCTTCTCTGTCACGTTTGATGAAATCTGCCATTGGTGAAGGCATGACTAGAAAAGATCATTCCGATGTTTCTAACCAGCTG TATGCTTGCTACGCTATTGGTAAAGACGTTCAAGCTATGAAGGCCGTAGTGGGTGAAGAAGCCTTGACCCCAGACGATCTTCTTTACCTAgaatttttgacgaaatttgaaaagaactTCATCGCACAAGGAAACTACGAGAACAGGACCGTATTCGAATCGCTGGATATTGGGTGGCAATTGCTGCGTATTTTCCCCAAGGAAATGTTGAAGCGTATCCCTGCCGCCATCCTTGCAGAGTTTTACCCAAGAGATTCGCGTCATTAA
- the LOC136343212 gene encoding 4-hydroxybutyrate coenzyme A transferase has product MAVSLRGLSCKFGGIFSPLKIASTSRTYFTYVNEPAQPIKGKEPKWCTAEEAFQDLQSNQTVFAQGAAATPVTLLTAMTEVGKKKGLKNVTVCHMHTEGPASYTDPSCEGIFRSNSFFMGGNVRKAVAEGRGDAIPIFLSEIPALFYKGIVKPDIAVIQVSPPDQHGYCSLGTSVDCVRAGMSHSKIIVAQVNPRLPRTFGDGIIHISHIDYAVKVDVALPTHGGKPPTPVETSIGKHIAENLVDDGATLQMGIGSIPDAVLSALTNHKDLGIHSEMFAAGVVDLVNRGCITNNRKIIHKGKIVGSFLIGTQDLYDFVDNNPFIEMLVVDYVNNTSIIARNPKMTAINSCIEVDLTGQIVSDSIGTRMYSGFGGQVDFIRGAAEGFDGKGKPIIALPSATNKGESKIVPTIKIGAGVVTTRAHAHYIVTEHGIAYLFGKNLRQRAHALIQIAHPDHREALEKAAFERLKCMPSA; this is encoded by the exons atggcggtGTCACTTCGGGGCTTGTCCTGCAAATTTGGGGGCATCTTTTCGCCCCTTAAAATTGCCTCAACTTCCAGAACCTATTTCACTTATGTAAACGAACCAGCCCAGCCTATTAAGGGAAAGGAACCCAAGTGGTGTACTGCTGAAGAAGCCTTTCAGGACTTACAATCTA ACCAGACCGTATTCGCTCAGGGCGCCGCGGCGACCCCTGTGACCCTTCTGACTGCCATGACTGAAGTTGGCAAAAAAAAGGGCTTAAAGAACGTTACTGTTTGCCACATGCATACCGAAGGACCGGCATCTTACACTGATCCTTCATGTGAAGGTATATTTAG gtcGAACTCATTTTTCATGGGAGGCAACGTAAGGAAAGCTGTCGCTGAAGGTAGGGGAGACGCAATACCCATCTTCCTCTCAGAGATCCCTGCGTTGTTTTATAAGGGCATCGTAAAGCCGGATATAGCTGTAATTCAA GTTTCCCCACCTGATCAGCATGGCTACTGTAGTCTGGGTACCAGTGTCGATTGTGTGAGAGCAGGCATGTCTCACTCCAAAATTATAGTTG CTCAAGTGAACCCTAGACTCCCACGAACCTTTGGAGATGGAATAATCCACATCAGCCACATTGACTATGCTGTTAAAGTGGATGTTGCCTTACCTACCCATGGAGGCAAGCCACCCACTCCTGTAGAGACGAGTATTGGAAAACATATTGCTGAAAATCTTGTAGATGATGGAGCCACCTTACAAATGG gaaTCGGAAGCATTCCAGATGCAGTTCTATCGGCACTCACGAACCACAAAGACCTGGGTATTCATTCGGAAATGTTTGCCGCAGGTGTGGTAGATTTGGTAAATCGAGGGTGTATCACCAATAACAGGAAAATTATCCACAAAGGCAAGATCGTCGGCTCATTTTTGATTGGCACACAGGATTTATACGATTTCGTCGACAATAATCCTTTCATTGAAATGTTGGTGGTTGATTATGTAAATAATACGA gtATTATTGCAAGAAATCCTAAAATGACAGCTATCAATTCATGCATCGAAGTTGATTTAACCGGACAAATTGTGTCCGACTCTATTGGAACCCGGATGTATTCTGGATTCGGAGGTCAAGTAGATTTTATTAGAGGTGCGGCCGAAGGTTTTGATGGTAAAGGAAAACCCATTATTGCCTTACCTTCCGCCACAAACAAAGGCGAGAGTAAAATTGTGCCTACTATTAAAATTG GTGCTGGTGTTGTCACGACAAGAGCCCACGCCCATTATATAGTAACCGAGCATGGAATTGCCTACTTGTTCGGAAAAAACCTGAGACAAAGAGCGCACGCTCTCATCCAAATCGCACATCCAGATCACAGAGAAGCTCTGGAAAAGGCAGCTTTTGAACGCCTTAAGTGCATGCCTTCAGCATAA